The nucleotide window TCTCTTTGGGCATTTGAAGCTGATCCGCACTTTGGACGCGCAttaaaatcattatatattggCCATAGACCATTGATGATAAATTTATGTGCGACGGGCTCATAGCAATTACGTCTAGCAACGTCCTTCATTCGCATGCAGTAGGTATTAGGCCAAGTCATCAATAAGGTGTAAAATTCGAAATCATAGTAGTTGCCGTATTTGCCAGCAGCAGCGGCGGCTGCCATGGAGAGCGCGATTaaacaaaggaaaatgatGTGCGTCATATTTGGGATGTTTCTTTAAGGGCATCAACTATCAATCATGAAAAAGCgacataataatatatatatatatatggaaacTAAAATATCttatattcaatttcttatacaaaaactaaaacaacaaaagtaCTCAAGGTAAGTCAATTACGTGTATTATGTTTTTTGCCTATTTCATGTCCTCTAATTTAGATGATTACTCAACGGATCCGGATCCAGATCATCTGTTTTGATTTTCTCTGCCATGATCCGCTTGACTTTTCACCTCCATATGTCAACTTGGACTCTCCGATTAACTAGCAACTAATCAACCAAGTCCCTAAACAATAGGACTTCCACAACTTAATAAGATAATCATAAACCTAATAAATAGAATAATAAATATTCTTTACAAAGCAGCGGCAAAGCACCCAAGAGGCCGTAGTTGCAGGCTTGCAGCAACCACACCAAACGGCATGAAATATATGTCATAGGATAGGATCCATTAATTAAAGCGCTGAACAAGAGGGCGGTTTATTTGGGCGGCGCTAGGCGGGTCTAGGCGGAGCTAGGCGAGCTAGGCGGCGCTAGGCGGGTCTGGCTGCCAGGGTGGGTCTGgttcttctcttttgttctTTAAGCCTACTGCCTAGCGATTTTTCAAACTTATGCACTGCGGGGCTGGTCTAGCGGTGCTGGGAGGGTCTGGGAGGCGCTAGGTGGGTCTGGGTGGAGCTAGGCGGGTCTAGGCTGGTCTAGGCGGGTCTGTGAGGAGCTAGGCGGGTCTAGGCGAGTCTAGGCGGCGCTAAGCGGGTCTGGGTGCCAGGGTGGGTctggttcttttcttttgttcttttatccTACCGCCATGGCCATTTTTCAAACTTCATCCATCTTTGCTGAGGACTTATGTCCCTTAATTGTGTACTGTGTGCTGTGGCTGTAATTTACATCCCACTTGTTGAAAGCATTCCCTCATGTTGCAGTTGCCTAAATCAACAATTTTAAGCTTTGTTGAGAGATTCCCaaagaaaacaggaagcgTGGCATTTAATGGATTACCTTCCAAGCTGATCACCGACAAATTTCTAAGACTAGCCAAACAAGAGAGGAAGTTTTTTACCGGAATAGAGGCATCAATCGTCAAATTATTCCACTGTAAGTTAAGCCACTGAAGGTTTGTAAAGGCACGTAGTGTCATAGGAATAAAACCGAAAAACGAGTTAGTGGGGATGGTTCCACTGAGCTTATTATCTCCTACAAGAAGTTGTTGCAGGTCTGGAACCCCCAGTGCCTATGTCTGCTGGGAGGCTACCTGAGAGCTGATTACTAAATAGAGAAATAAATTTTATCATGGATAAATTAAAGATTCTGGATGGGATGACACCATTGAGATTATTGACATGGAGTGCTAAACCCTGTAAGTTGTGTAGATCGCCAATCTCATCTGGTATTTCACCTGCCACATACAATAAACCCGAGCACCCAAGTTTAATCttataaaaacttaaaatggAATATCTTTTTTAAGCAAACTGAGGAAATATTGGGCATATGAAGAGGAGATAGGAGGATGTGGCTGGTTATTATTGTAAGGTAGAATGTTTTTGTATTGACATATACTTTTACTATATATAGTATGttaagcataaaaaataaaaataaaaattgagttgagttgagttgagttgacatatatatagtatGTTTTTGTATTGACATATATTATTGCAAGTATACCATCAAGTTGTTGTGTACATGGATGGTATGTTTCCAGtcaaattgtttttattcAACTTTAGTACAAGAAGTTGTCTACATTGCCATAATTTAGATGGAAGTGGACCATCAAGTTGGTTGTTACCCAAACCCAGCCGTTGAATACTAGGAAGATGCTCACATATGTTGTCCGGAAGATTACCAATAAAGTCGTTTTCATATAGGGCCAAAACAATCGAAGAAGACATGTTGAAGAAACCCGCATGAACAATATTTCCCTTCTAGGGCATTCCACTGCACAAACAACTTCTCTAACTCATCTAAACTGCCGATCTCGTTTGAAATTTCTGAAAAATCAAGTGtatatatttaacctcattATCATTAACCAGCCCCTAAGATTATATGTATAAGCTGTTCATGAATACTATATAATGCTCTGCAACAAAATGCCGAGTCGTATAAGAATAGCATACCTTTGAAATTGTTGGAGTCAAGATGTATCTCCTTGAGCATTGTTAATTTCCCTATTTCTCTTGGTATGATCCCTGTTAAATATGTGCATATgccacaaaaaaagaagagagaaggaaaaacaaaagaattaacTAATGTTAAATGGTAATAATCAATTCCTAGATAGCTGTTTGTTGGCTCGTACCTGATAGTTTGTTATTGCCCAAATCGATTGTTTGCAATGCAGATAAGTTGAAGATAGCAGTGGGTATGGAAACTGAGAATTGATTATCATACAAGTCGAATGTTTGAAGTCATGAATTATGTGGAATATCAGTAGTTCTTGTCTTTAGAGTGGAATATCAGTACTAATACGAATACTAATACTAAATATGTTGGCCATAAATTAGTAGTGCTTGTCTTTAGAGTGATAACCGACCAATAAAGTATAAATTCTTAAGgtggtaaacaatattttctgtgtattcaaGATATATAGTAGTAACTAATAAAGTAGAAGTTGTTGGTTGATTTGCATTGCTCTGATTTCTAAGCATATTAAACATCAGAAGCCAGAGAGTTTGACTATTAGACAGAGATAGGTAATCAGCTAAGCTCTCCAGCATGTACACACCTTGGAGTTCCGCAATGCATGTTCTCATTTTAATTAGTTGGATAGATCCATACAATTCTTTGTAACTCAAATCTTAGGCATTCAAGATAAGCTACAAAGAAATCACAAGTTGACATTTATCATGatgatgaaaagaaaactacTGGACACCTCCATTGTCCTTCAAAAGCTTATtcttgattttattgagtGTGGCTACAGATTCTTGCATATTAATCCTCTGTGCTGGTGATTCTGCAGAACAAGCGAGAGCTAATCTAATGATGGATGATAAGCAATCCCTCCAGGTCTCAACATCATGCTCCTGCTTGGTCTTCTCGAGTAAATTGGCATCCACAACTTCATCTATTATTGCATCTGGTAAGAGTAGTGAATTTGCAATCCATTGCTTTAAACTCATTTTCCCAGAGAACATCTCATCGGTTGGCTTCCTTCTTGTAAATGTTTCCATCAGTACAATACCAAAACTGTATACATCCCCTCTTGTTGAGATTATTCCTTCCGTTCCATACTCTGcaatattattaattacatatatatgatgaaaaaaaattgttgaccTTCTTCACAAATTAAGGACAAGATATAGAATTGAAAGATAAACTAGCTTTGCAAGCACTCACCTGGAGCCATGTACCCAATTGTGGCTAGAGTCATGGTCTGGGTTGTAGAATCTCCTACACCCACGAGTTTAGCAATGCCAAAATCAGCAACATGTGCAACCATATCATCATCTAGAAGTATATTGCTGGGCTTCATATCACAATGGACGATAGGTACTGAATTACCATGGTGTAGGTACTCCAATGCCGACGCAACGTCTATCATGATGTTCATCCTTTGTAACATATTCAAAGAATAGTTTTCTGAATACAACCACTTCTCGAGGCTCCCATTTGGCATGTAATTCAATACTAAGGCTTTGAAATCAAGTTCACTGCAACAGCTAATGATTTTGATAAGGTTTCGATGACGAATATTGCTTAGAATTTCACATTCCCTATCAAAACTCTTGAAAGCCCCTTCTAGCTGTAAACTGAAAACCTTTACTGCAACATATGTTCCATCTGAAAGTTTCCCTTTATATACTGAGCCAAAACCCCCACTTCCAAGTAAGTTGTTTTCGTTAAGTCCATTTGTTGCCCTTAGAAGATCTAGGTGTGAAACTCTTCTCCAAAGAAGTTGAGGCAACGAGTTTGCCTCTCTTGCAACTTCCACATTCTTTTTCCTGCGTAGTACAAAGATAGATACGGAGGCCACTAGGAGAATAACTGATATGATCCCTGGGATGATATATTTAGCTTTCCTCCAATTTGGTTCAAGTGTACCATTTTTGCATGGTGGAACATGGAGTCGGGGTGCACCACATAGTGCCCTGTTCGAGACAAATGATTGAGCAGAGAAGTTTTGGAAGGGTCCACCTGTTGGAATTTGTCCTTGGAGCctgttgaaagaaaaatccagATACTTGAGATGTAAGAGAGCTTCTAAAGAACTCGGAATCACTCCAGACAGACTGTTTCTGGATAAATCCAACAGTTCCAGGCTTAGCAAGTGGTTAAATGAACTTGGAATAGGGccttccaaattattatttgcCAAGGACAGATTAACCAAATCCTGAAGACCCTCAATGGTGCTTGGTATAATACCAGATAAATGGTTATTTGATAAATCTACCTCTAGGACAACTTTCAAGTTTCCAATACCTTCCGAGAGAGGTCCAATTAGAGAATTGGATGATAAGTTTACATGCAAGATATCGACAAGTCTCCAAAAATTAGATGGTATTGTGAAACTCAACGAATTGGACTCTAGTGATAGCCTCCTTATAGATGCCCCCAAGCAGGATGGTATAGAACCAGAAAGCTGATTACTGCCCAAAACTAATTCAACTAGTTTATCTAGTTGACAAAGCTGATATGGGATGTATCCTTCCAACTTGTTGTCATTCAAATACAAACCTTGGAGATTTCTTAGCCTTTCCACAGAAGTTGGAATTGATCCGGTCAATTGATTGTATCCCAGGTTTAACTCTATCAAGCTGCTCGAGTTGCCAATATCAATGGGAATGTTACCCTTCATGCTGCAACCTCTTAAATCAATATGTTGAAGCGACGATATAGAGCAATTCCGAAAGGAATCATCAAGTCTAGCATTTAACGGATTAGTTCCCAAGAGTAGTCTTGTCAAATTTCCATGATTAGCCAAACAAGAGAGAGTGGAAGTCTCAATCGTCAAATTATTCATGCATAAGTTAAGGCACTCAAGGTTTGTCAAGGCACAGAGCGTGCTTGGAATAAACCCTGTAAAAGAGTTTTGGTGCAATTGTAGGTGCGTGAGCATAGAAGCATTGGAGAAGTTGGGGATTACTCCGCTGAGGTCATTTGCTTCTGTATAAAAAAGTTGTAGGTTTGGAAGCCCAAGGCCTATGTCTGCAGGGAGGCTACCAGATAGCTGATTCATACCAAGAGTCAGTTCTTCTATCTTGGACATATTGAAGATTGAGGATGGGATACTGCCTGCAACAATTTCACAACCCCTTGAGCAAAACACGTTTACGTAAGTTCTAGTCATCAATTGGCTGCATGTGTCTTTATgctccttcttttttttcttttttctttttttttttacttccaTAGAACCTTTATCGGGCAAGTCAATCTATTTTATTCTGATCATATAGTTGAACAACCAATATTCATGGTTAACTATCTCCCCCATTTACTAACTATGAAATAAATTTAACTACTAAACTAAGATATGAAACAAGACAGACATTTAACTAAGTTGGTTAAAATGGATGTGCTCCCTACTCTGCAACTGAGTTCGAACCCTCTCTTCTTAATTTAGATTAcattaaagtagaatatcaTCGTTTgtattctatatatatatatgaaacaatTTTTTGGGGGGTACAAACTACGAAATAGTTAAATAATGATAAATTATGCAACTAAACACAAAAGATAAATCATAATTGGATAACATAATGAAATATCAATTACCTGTCAAATTGTTGGTGTCAAGTGTAATCATCATTAACTGTGTTAAGTTCCCAATATTTTTGGGTATGCTTccattgaaattgtttttctCCAACGATAATATAAGAAGCTCTTTGCATTGCCATAATTTGGATGGAAGTGGACCATCAAAGTGGTTAAGACCCAAATCGAGCACTTGAATACTAGGAAGATGCTGGCATATATTGTCTGGAAGAACGCCACTCAAGCTGTTTTCATATAGAGTCAACATAGTCAAAGAAGACATGTTGAAAACAGCCACAGGAACAGGGCCTTTTAGGGCATTAGACAGCACATGCAACTTCTCGAGCTTATCTAAATTGCCAATCTCTTTTGGAATTTCTGAAAATCATACGGAtattcacacacacatatatatatatatatgttaaacTCATGGTTTATGCATATATAATGCACCGCAACAAAAGTCGAGTCATATATAACTTTATCACATACAAATGCGCGGCAATGAATGAAACAATATACCGTTGAAATTGTTGTGGGCCAAGtttatcttcttcaacattgtTAAGTTCCCTAATTGTCTTGGTATCCCACCTGTTATGTATGCCAAAGAGTTAgaatatatttgaatatatGTTAGGTTTTGTTTAGCTACTGTTTTTAGCTTTCCTTGACAAATATATAATCTCATATGTATAATCAAACTCAAAGAATTTAGGCTAGTTTAAGTTAGTGCTAAGTTGACTACATTGGCTGAGATCAACTTCATAATTGCCCAATGCAATCAAGCTTAGTGAAggtaagatttttataaatgcattgcatgcatTATAGTATTCTCCAGCATGCATCATTAGTTGTCATGTATTAATTCCTCATAGCTCATCTTTAGAAAATAGGACTTGGGTATTTGCTAGAAAGTTGAGGTACATTGAAGAGCTGATGAGGCTACAAAATCAAGATAATTTGTGCATTCATTTATAATGGGCATAATTAGGAAAATCATCAGCTGCATCACAATTCTTTGTCTAGATGACCAGTCATATAGGCCAAATGTTTCCAGCACGGGATTTTTAATCAAAGTGACGTTTTCtaatttgtcaattttaaaaaatcacgtGAGCTTATTTTTTAAGCCACCTGTGGTCTGTTACCGAACCACTTGTCCTATTCTAGCTCTTAGCATTAGCTGCCATGTGTTTTTTAAGGATGCCTTAATTTATCAAAAGGGTGGATGATGGTAGAGGGCAACCAACACTTTCATTTGTGATTGTTGAGAGGCATTTTGTTGGCCTTGCCATTTTCAGTGAGAGGTGTTCATGGGTTCTTGAGAGCTGGGTTTTTCaacggaaaaaaaatattttccagATTCTATTTCAATGGTCTGAAATCTTAAGCACTCGTGCATTTTAGAAAGTTTTGAGAGTTTCTTACTTTTCTGCATTCTCTATGTGAGATCTAAGTTTTTCATTATGAGATcttgaaaattatttttctaaaatatgCTTCGATCTTTGAAACTTTTGTCACCCTTTGAGAATTTTTTGAGAGTAAAACTTATACTATGCATTCTCTCTACTTTGTGAAGTATGTGTTGTTCattatgagattttgaaaattgtttttaaaatatgttctAATCCTTGAAATCTATTtccttagagagagagagagagagagagagagagagagagagtgtgtgtttTGAGggctttttcttcctctgcaTTTTCTTCTCTAAGTGAGGTTGTGATTTTAAAATGAggttttagattttaaaatcttCTTTGGTTTAGAAATCTGCATCTAGGAGAATCATACACACTATCATCTAGATCTAGGTAAGATTCTTTGTTGGTTTCTTTAAGAAgatggtttcttgaagaaattgactCTTCGATTTTAGAATCTATAGTTCTCTTATATGTTACTGTCTTGAGCTGAGTTGTGGTGCCATGGGGAGAAGAAGCTGATGGACTAGCTATCATTTCCATAAAGAACAAGTTACTAGCTCAACTAAGTTTAGAGAAGAAGGTTGCACAAGGAAGTAGTGCTCATTTCCTAAATAGACCTAGGATTGTTTGAGCCTGTGATTACTTTTTCTGTAAGAATCTTCTTgacttagtggattgcctggtcggAGTAATGCCCCCAATTTTTCCCAGTGCTGCATTTCTAGGTgaatattatttatgaaatgtTGATAAATGTTCACACACCTTTTACtctagttgttgctagcataGGGGATGCTTAAATTGATAGGTCTTTCTAAGTGCTTAGGTTGTCACGTAGTTATCTTATAGGCTTCCAGGTtcttatatttgatttgtgaAGAGTATGTGTTTTGCTTGTCTTTTCATAGGTCTATGACTAGTATTTGACTAGTCATATTGTTACTAAGAATGGTTGATCATTGTTGCATTCGTGTTTTAATTTACCCTATtcacctaagtaccaatttcaatatataatcTAGTCACTTGCAACTCAAATAGTGTAAACAGAAATTCATGCCCTTTTTTATTACGAAAGTATTTTTGCTCATCAATTTAACCTAATGTGTACCCTCACCACCAAAATTTGACATATGTCCCTGACTATAACCATAGTTaaggtattttattttcacatgtttttaaatcttttaaagtatttaaaattattggatgagagagtttttttttctttttctaaatgttattttattatcattatcggatttttttaaattagagGTAATTACAATTTTGATTATTGGGATTATGGtcgtatttaattttgttcaccGCACTTTCAATTTTCCGATTTTGGTCATCACGCCTTGTATCATTAGCAAATCAAGTCCAATTAAGATATTCCGTCAATTAAGACGCACCACATGCGTACGCGCAGAGGCAATATTGCCCTTTCGCCCCTAACCCAACTCTCTCCCTCTGCAACCGTACGCTTTCTCTTCCCCCGTTCTCTCTCTACAACTTCTCCATGTCCATCCTCCCCCACAATCTCTCAATCTTCAGAGCACTCCTTTCCATTAAAACAGTGCAATTGAAGACAACGATCCAAACAAATCCCACACAATGCACGCCAAGACCGACTACTAGCCTCGCTCCATCGTCCCCCACTGTCACTCCTCCATCAGCCGCCACTCATGCGAGTCCTCCTCCACTCTGTTCTCCGAGTCCCTCAAAATCATCAACTTTTATACATATAGCTTCTCCATCCATGTGTCTGTGTATTATTCCCATTTCAATTCATTCCTCTCCCAATTTAGGGTTCTTTATTTGTGACAGAGAAAATTATTTAGGAACGCTTGTGAATGAAttcataaattatttaattttcctttGTGGTAGATCCTATAGCTAGCtacaaaagaagcaaaattgTTGGATACTTGCTTGGTGTTCTAGGTTGGTTTATCTTTTTGTTCCAGCTGTGGACGATGTTGGTAGTGTAGAGGAATTTTGTTGCTTCA belongs to Prunus persica cultivar Lovell chromosome G4, Prunus_persica_NCBIv2, whole genome shotgun sequence and includes:
- the LOC18781354 gene encoding probable LRR receptor-like serine/threonine-protein kinase At3g47570 isoform X2 produces the protein MEERSHFLLSITFLLVLQYSSLYVAELTIGTDATQTNITTDQAALLALRSHITSDPHNILVNWSTTTSFCNWVGVTCGARHLRVASLNLSYMGFIGTIPPHLGNLSFLVALSFDNNSFHSTLPHELSYLRRLRFISFGYNNFTGSIPSWFGSFPKLQSFYLYGNNFSGSIPATIFNLSTLQVIDLSINQLSGSIPSAIFNLYALQEIDLSNNQLSEIPKEIGNLDKLEKLHVLSNALKGPVPVAVFNMSSLTMLTLYENSLSGVLPDNICQHLPSIQVLDLGLNHFDGPLPSKLWQCKELLILSLEKNNFNGSIPKNIGNLTQLMMITLDTNNLTGSIPSSIFNMSKIEELTLGMNQLSGSLPADIGLGLPNLQLFYTEANDLSGVIPNFSNASMLTHLQLHQNSFTGFIPSTLCALTNLECLNLCMNNLTIETSTLSCLANHGNLTRLLLGTNPLNARLDDSFRNCSISSLQHIDLRGCSMKGNIPIDIGNSSSLIELNLGYNQLTGSIPTSVERLRNLQGLYLNDNKLEGYIPYQLCQLDKLVELVLGSNQLSGSIPSCLGASIRRLSLESNSLSFTIPSNFWRLVDILHVNLSSNSLIGPLSEGIGNLKVVLEVDLSNNHLSGIIPSTIEGLQDLVNLSLANNNLEGPIPSSFNHLLSLELLDLSRNSLSGVIPSSLEALLHLKYLDFSFNRLQGQIPTGGPFQNFSAQSFVSNRALCGAPRLHVPPCKNGTLEPNWRKAKYIIPGIISVILLVASVSIFVLRRKKNVEVAREANSLPQLLWRRVSHLDLLRATNGLNENNLLGSGGFGSVYKGKLSDGTYVAVKVFSLQLEGAFKSFDRECEILSNIRHRNLIKIISCCSELDFKALVLNYMPNGSLEKWLYSENYSLNMLQRMNIMIDVASALEYLHHGNSVPIVHCDMKPSNILLDDDMVAHVADFGIAKLVGVGDSTTQTMTLATIGYMAPEYGTEGIISTRGDVYSFGIVLMETFTRRKPTDEMFSGKMSLKQWIANSLLLPDAIIDEVVDANLLEKTKQEHDVETWRDCLSSIIRLALACSAESPAQRINMQESVATLNKIKNKLLKDNGGVQ
- the LOC18781354 gene encoding receptor kinase-like protein Xa21 isoform X1, coding for MEERSHFLLSITFLLVLQYSSLYVAELTIGTDATQTNITTDQAALLALRSHITSDPHNILVNWSTTTSFCNWVGVTCGARHLRVASLNLSYMGFIGTIPPHLGNLSFLVALSFDNNSFHSTLPHELSYLRRLRFISFGYNNFTGSIPSWFGSFPKLQSFYLYGNNFSGSIPATIFNLSTLQVIDLSINQLSGSIPSAIFNLYALQEIDLSNNQLSGGIPRQLGNLTMLKKINLAHNNFNEIPKEIGNLDKLEKLHVLSNALKGPVPVAVFNMSSLTMLTLYENSLSGVLPDNICQHLPSIQVLDLGLNHFDGPLPSKLWQCKELLILSLEKNNFNGSIPKNIGNLTQLMMITLDTNNLTGSIPSSIFNMSKIEELTLGMNQLSGSLPADIGLGLPNLQLFYTEANDLSGVIPNFSNASMLTHLQLHQNSFTGFIPSTLCALTNLECLNLCMNNLTIETSTLSCLANHGNLTRLLLGTNPLNARLDDSFRNCSISSLQHIDLRGCSMKGNIPIDIGNSSSLIELNLGYNQLTGSIPTSVERLRNLQGLYLNDNKLEGYIPYQLCQLDKLVELVLGSNQLSGSIPSCLGASIRRLSLESNSLSFTIPSNFWRLVDILHVNLSSNSLIGPLSEGIGNLKVVLEVDLSNNHLSGIIPSTIEGLQDLVNLSLANNNLEGPIPSSFNHLLSLELLDLSRNSLSGVIPSSLEALLHLKYLDFSFNRLQGQIPTGGPFQNFSAQSFVSNRALCGAPRLHVPPCKNGTLEPNWRKAKYIIPGIISVILLVASVSIFVLRRKKNVEVAREANSLPQLLWRRVSHLDLLRATNGLNENNLLGSGGFGSVYKGKLSDGTYVAVKVFSLQLEGAFKSFDRECEILSNIRHRNLIKIISCCSELDFKALVLNYMPNGSLEKWLYSENYSLNMLQRMNIMIDVASALEYLHHGNSVPIVHCDMKPSNILLDDDMVAHVADFGIAKLVGVGDSTTQTMTLATIGYMAPEYGTEGIISTRGDVYSFGIVLMETFTRRKPTDEMFSGKMSLKQWIANSLLLPDAIIDEVVDANLLEKTKQEHDVETWRDCLSSIIRLALACSAESPAQRINMQESVATLNKIKNKLLKDNGGVQ